One Gordonia mangrovi genomic region harbors:
- a CDS encoding DEAD/DEAH box helicase produces the protein MVVSEYVDSYSTESGIEGALYRTLRSFLGSAQQRLWIKVPWWDASPHATTLLDDTIAAHRRHVDVLILARPEASNDAALRRLRSAGIRVVAVRNLHEKVVLADDRVLNHSTNFTRKELEVNENSGTVHTTPRLVDAFVAGFDLMADNQDRTASGEETWTPTATLIPPTLLPYLDRFDQLNPLQSKSVPAVLNTSGHVMVVAPTSSGKTLIGEVAALRSILLEHRPAVWLLPARALAAEVAATAARWRDHGIASIELTGETNMSSDRIRTAQLWVATTEKFESLYRRSSLRSFLDTVGCLIVDEVHLVGDHERGATLESLLARLRASADRTRIVALSATAANAQELADWFNAQLITVDWRPTRLITQFVTYDSTPGKPWDDEDAKDEALTDLLHELSDDDASGTGSVLIFCGSKNAVRRTAGQLAGVRYRGVDDDTLVEQTFAKGVGIHFRDAPKSQRALASFNARQIDTLVATSGLSTGVNTPARSVIIRDLTLGISELETSQAQQMLGRAGRAGHESEGFGFILVPHSEELAWRSRLVTGYRVDSRLIDKLADALLAEILLGSITRRADAQLWYEGTFAYAQNNRRRDLDGVLDHLITHQLVTDADDTLTVTDLGALTTRLMVGVDAASNLHSRLAALPTPTDATEAEQLILAAIANSVPALRDWPVNPKPYGQWVDDTLATAPTLNRRLDIEFGSQFCAAAAVAALNSPDRLRVSGAMSRSELIRAIDALPRYLGWIAALGHIGIGSWQPVVAGDLARRLTWWQLTPHPQRGSGRLLWFLEQLQDEEARRKRVPLLWRRARGADFTNPNGINSPPRGVDLPRNDFEHLVGSRAHLALGPADGIDLPLDASPPEATLAIISNDGANRATLRTHTVPRNVELPMPRSARATVLAADVILFSRRGDVAYQNAVVDLPQTGVVDASSAVDDARELIGRLSPPTAVVAAPGRVRSMVQGKRKRLLSDLLPQITPEPQLLPVAEALSGNADDDETRVITLRAALEELLSIDASAASAPRPAAAVLKAGRATPREFECVLLALAGALDIEVGAAVTDHGHLVALVNAGGGWRTATPLDDGHVISKPLFPDKLPPIMSPLGLVPAKPSEPARPLFGWLAEFTPGSGEPQSSSSRRSAARTDIEHVSAADHANAAPAPSTTT, from the coding sequence GTGGTGGTCAGCGAGTACGTCGACAGCTACTCGACGGAAAGCGGCATCGAGGGCGCGCTCTACCGCACCCTCCGGTCCTTCCTCGGCTCAGCCCAGCAGCGCCTGTGGATCAAGGTCCCGTGGTGGGACGCCTCGCCCCACGCCACCACCCTGCTCGACGACACGATCGCCGCGCACCGACGCCACGTCGACGTCCTCATCCTCGCCCGCCCCGAAGCCTCCAACGATGCCGCGCTGCGTCGCCTGCGCAGCGCCGGTATCCGCGTGGTCGCCGTCCGCAATCTGCACGAGAAGGTCGTCCTGGCCGACGACCGCGTCCTCAACCATTCGACGAACTTCACCCGCAAGGAACTCGAGGTCAACGAGAACTCCGGGACCGTGCACACCACGCCGCGGCTGGTCGACGCGTTCGTCGCGGGTTTCGACCTGATGGCCGACAACCAGGACCGCACCGCATCCGGCGAGGAGACCTGGACGCCGACCGCCACCCTGATCCCACCGACGCTGCTGCCCTACCTGGATCGCTTCGACCAACTGAACCCGCTGCAGTCGAAGTCCGTTCCGGCGGTGCTGAACACCTCGGGGCATGTGATGGTGGTGGCGCCGACCAGTTCGGGTAAGACGCTGATCGGCGAGGTGGCCGCGCTGCGGTCGATCCTGCTGGAGCACCGGCCCGCGGTGTGGCTGCTGCCGGCGCGGGCGCTCGCCGCCGAGGTGGCCGCGACCGCCGCCCGCTGGCGTGATCACGGCATTGCGTCGATCGAGCTGACCGGCGAGACCAACATGTCCAGCGACCGCATCCGCACCGCGCAGCTGTGGGTGGCGACCACCGAGAAGTTCGAATCTCTCTATCGCCGTTCATCATTGCGGTCCTTCCTGGACACCGTCGGCTGCCTGATCGTCGACGAGGTACATCTCGTCGGCGACCACGAGCGCGGCGCCACCCTGGAATCGCTGCTCGCGCGGCTGCGGGCGTCAGCCGACCGGACGCGGATCGTCGCCCTGTCGGCGACGGCGGCCAACGCCCAAGAACTCGCCGACTGGTTCAACGCCCAACTGATCACGGTGGACTGGCGCCCCACCCGCCTCATCACCCAGTTCGTCACCTACGACTCGACGCCGGGCAAACCCTGGGACGACGAGGACGCCAAGGACGAAGCCCTCACCGACCTGCTGCACGAACTGTCCGACGACGACGCCTCCGGCACGGGCAGTGTCCTGATCTTCTGCGGCAGCAAGAACGCCGTGCGACGTACCGCGGGCCAACTGGCCGGTGTCCGCTACCGCGGCGTCGACGACGACACCCTGGTGGAGCAGACCTTCGCCAAAGGCGTCGGTATCCACTTCCGGGACGCGCCGAAATCCCAACGGGCGCTCGCCTCGTTCAACGCACGCCAGATCGACACCCTGGTCGCGACGTCGGGCCTGTCGACGGGGGTGAACACACCGGCCCGATCGGTGATCATCCGCGATCTGACCCTCGGCATCTCCGAACTCGAGACCAGTCAGGCCCAGCAGATGCTCGGCCGGGCCGGTCGCGCCGGACACGAATCGGAGGGTTTCGGCTTCATCCTGGTGCCGCACAGCGAGGAACTCGCGTGGCGCAGCAGGCTTGTCACCGGGTATCGGGTGGACAGCCGATTGATCGACAAACTCGCCGACGCCCTGCTCGCCGAGATTCTCCTCGGCAGCATCACCCGTCGCGCCGACGCGCAACTCTGGTACGAGGGCACCTTCGCCTACGCCCAGAACAACCGACGCCGCGACCTCGACGGAGTGCTCGATCACCTCATCACCCACCAATTGGTCACCGACGCCGACGACACGCTCACGGTGACCGATCTGGGCGCGCTCACCACCCGCCTGATGGTGGGGGTCGACGCGGCGAGCAACCTGCACTCCCGCCTCGCCGCGCTGCCCACTCCCACCGACGCCACCGAAGCCGAACAGCTCATCCTCGCGGCAATCGCGAACAGTGTTCCGGCGCTGCGTGATTGGCCGGTCAATCCCAAACCGTACGGGCAATGGGTCGACGACACCCTGGCGACGGCCCCGACGTTGAACCGTCGGCTCGACATCGAGTTCGGCAGCCAGTTCTGCGCGGCCGCCGCCGTGGCGGCGTTGAACAGCCCGGATCGTCTGCGGGTGTCCGGTGCGATGTCCCGCTCGGAACTCATCCGCGCCATCGACGCGTTGCCGCGCTACCTCGGCTGGATCGCCGCACTGGGCCATATCGGCATCGGCTCGTGGCAGCCGGTGGTGGCCGGCGACCTCGCCCGCCGCCTGACCTGGTGGCAACTCACCCCTCATCCGCAGCGCGGCAGCGGGCGGCTGTTGTGGTTCCTCGAACAGCTGCAGGACGAGGAGGCCCGCCGCAAACGCGTGCCGCTGCTGTGGCGGCGAGCCCGCGGCGCCGACTTCACCAACCCGAACGGGATCAATTCGCCGCCCCGCGGAGTCGATCTGCCCCGCAACGACTTCGAGCATCTCGTCGGCAGCCGGGCACACCTGGCGCTGGGGCCGGCCGACGGCATCGACCTGCCGCTCGACGCCTCACCGCCCGAGGCCACCCTCGCGATCATCAGCAACGACGGCGCGAACCGCGCCACCCTGCGCACCCACACCGTTCCGCGGAACGTCGAACTGCCTATGCCGCGGTCGGCACGGGCCACCGTGCTCGCCGCCGACGTGATCCTGTTCTCGCGTCGCGGTGATGTTGCCTATCAGAACGCCGTCGTCGACCTGCCGCAGACCGGCGTGGTCGATGCGTCGTCGGCCGTCGACGACGCCCGCGAGCTGATCGGCCGATTGTCGCCGCCGACGGCGGTGGTCGCCGCACCGGGCCGGGTCCGCAGCATGGTGCAGGGCAAACGCAAACGCCTCCTGTCCGATCTGCTGCCGCAGATCACCCCGGAACCGCAATTGCTGCCCGTCGCCGAGGCATTGAGCGGGAACGCCGACGACGACGAGACCCGCGTGATCACGCTTCGGGCAGCCCTGGAGGAGCTGCTCAGCATCGACGCGTCGGCCGCAAGCGCTCCCCGCCCGGCCGCCGCCGTGCTGAAGGCCGGACGCGCCACACCCCGCGAGTTCGAATGTGTCCTCCTCGCCCTCGCCGGAGCCCTCGACATCGAGGTGGGCGCCGCGGTCACCGATCACGGCCACCTCGTCGCGCTGGTCAACGCCGGCGGCGGGTGGCGAACCGCCACACCCCTCGACGACGGCCACGTCATCAGCAAACCGCTATTCCCCGACAAGCTTCCACCGATCATGAGCCCCCTGGGTCTCGTCCCCGCAAAACCCTCGGAGCCGGCCCGGCCGCTGTTTGGGTGGCTGGCGGAGTTCACGCCGGGTTCGGGTGAGCCGCAGTCGTCCAGTTCCCGCCGATCGGCCGCCCGGACGGACATCGAGCATGTCTCGGCGGCAGACCACGCCAACGCGGCTCCAGCACCCAGCACCACCACCTGA